A stretch of Oncorhynchus mykiss isolate Arlee chromosome 26, USDA_OmykA_1.1, whole genome shotgun sequence DNA encodes these proteins:
- the LOC110506738 gene encoding TOX high mobility group box family member 3, with protein sequence MDVRFYPTAGGNPIPGDPPNLDFSHCLGYYNYNKFANNNNYMNMADVAGGGDTFHTPSLGDEEFEIPPITPPPETESGLGLSDVDSPFPGHPLQHRGPFTPQFPPQSLELPSITISRNLMDQEGLSSINGLPLNMQGHLRQYPPNPAMVMRSIISMNNPHGMMSRNQLTTINQSQLSAQLGLNMTGPKIPHTSPSPPASKSATPSPSSSINEDDQDQDNRVMAGEKRPAPDAGKKPKTPKKKKKKDPNEPQKPVSAYALFFRDTQAAIKGQNPNATFGEVSKIVASMWDGLGEEQKQGYKSKTEAAKKEYLKALAAYRASLVSKAAQESAEAQTIRSVQQTLASTSLSPGLMLPSPLSQHPSMSSMSSMAQALQNGMPRAIAPKPLQMRLGGNQIVTSVTVQHQNMTNGVPSQLLNQMGGGGGGGAMVAGAQPTAVSQMSPPMQGGVGGHMQQLQQQQTQQQQMQQHLQHHQMQQQQMHHQQIQQQMQHQHFQHHLQQQLQQHNIQQQQQQQQQQQQQQQQQQQQQQQQQQQQQQQQQQQQQQQQRHDMQQQQLQLHQMQMQQLHQQQMQQHLQQQQQQHQSQCSPPQHSPSTPQSVGGSASMGSPQPAPQQPHPSQIQAHAQVLSQVSIY encoded by the exons ACATTCCACACCCCCAGCCTGGGAGACGAGGAGTTTGAGAtccctcccatcacccctcctccAGAGACAGAGTCTGGCCTGGGCCTATCGGATGTGGACTCCCCCTTCCCGGGGCACCCGCTCCAGCACAGGGGACCCTTCACCCCCCAGTTCCCCCCTCAGAGCCTGGAGCTGCCCTCCATCACCATCTCACGCAACCTCATGGACCAGGAGGGGCTCTCCAGCATCAACGGCCTGCCATTG AACATGCAGGGCCACCTCCGCCAGTACCCCCCTAACCCCGCCATGGTCATGAGATCCATCATCAGCATGAACAACCCCCATGGTATGATGTCCCGTAACCAGCTGACCACCATCAACCAGTCCCAGCTCAGTGCCCAGCTAGGCTTGAACATGACAGGACCCAAAATCCCCCATACTTCACCCTCACCACCAGCCAGCAAGTCGGCCACGCCCTCACCCTCCAGCTCTATCAACGAGGACGACCAAGACCAGGACAATAGG GTAATGGCAGGAGAAAAGCGCCCAGCGCCAGATGCTGGGAAGAAGCCCAAGACccccaagaagaagaagaagaaggaccCCAATGAGCCCCAGAAGCCAGTTTCAGCCTACGCCCTGTTCTTCAGAGACACACAGGCCGCCATTAAGGGTCAAAACCCCAACGCCACCTTCGGAGAGGTTTCCAAGATAGTGGCCTCCATGTGGGATGGATTGGGAGAGGAACAGAAGCAG GGCTATAAAAGCAAAACAGAGGCTGCTAAAAAGGAATATTTAAAAGCCCTCGCTGCCTACCGCGCCAGCCTGGTTTCAAAG GCTGCCCAGGAATCAGCAGAGGCTCAGACCATCCGTTCAGTCCAGCAGACCCTGGCCTCCACCAGCCTGTCCCCAGGTCTGATGCTGCCTTCCCCACTCTCCCAGCACCCGTCCATGTCCTCCATGTCCTCCATGGCCCAGGCTCTCCAGAACGGCATGCCACGGGCCATCGCCCCCAAGCCGCTGCAGATGAGGCTGGGGGGCAACCAGATCGTGACCTCGGTGACGGTGCAGCACCAGAACATGACCAACGGTGTGCCATCCCAGCTGCTGAACCAGatgggtggaggtggtggaggaggggccaTGGTGGCCGGGGCCCAGCCCACGGCCGTGTCCCAGATGAGCCCGCCCATGCAGGGTGGCGTGGGGGGGCACATgcagcagctgcagcagcagCAAACACAGCAGCAGCAGATGCAGCAACACCTGCAGCACCACCAGATGCAGCAGCAGCAGATGCACCACCAGCAGATCCAGCAGCAGATGCAGCATCAGCATTTCCAGCACCACCTCCAGCAGCAGCTACAGCAACACAACatacagcaacagcagcagcaacaacagcaacaacaacaacaacaacaacaacaacagcagcagcagcagcagcagcagcagcagcagcagcagcagcagcagcagcagcagcagcagcagcagaggcatGATATGCAGCAACAGCAACTGCAACTCCACCAGATGCAGATGCAGCAGCTCCACCAGCAGCAGATGCAGCAGCATCtccaacaacagcagcaacagcaccaGTCCCAGTGTTCCCCACCACAACACTCACCCAGCACACCTCAATCTGTGGGGGGCTCCGCCTCCATGGGCAGTCCCCAACCCGCCCCCCAGCAGCCACACCCATCCCAGATCCAGGCCCACGCCCAGGTTCTGTCCCAGGTCTCCATCTACTGA